A genomic stretch from Mycobacterium malmoense includes:
- a CDS encoding sulfotransferase family protein, with protein MHFISGLPRSGSTLLAALLRQNPRFEAGMSGPLAGLFGALLGQMSARNEFSVFIDDAKRERILHGLFDNFYAECPAEVIFDTSRAWCAWMPAIARLFPESKVIACVRELPWVIDSIERLVQRNVFSPSSIFNYEPGGTVYTRANGVVAPDGMVGGPYDALKQACYGAQRERLLLVQYETLSTDPVKALHAIYAFIGEPVFEHDFDHVDYDVTEFDERAGTPGLHTVRGTVKAQPRATLLPPDLFNRFVNDAFWRDPQSVPDGLQVV; from the coding sequence ATGCACTTCATCTCGGGTCTGCCGCGCTCCGGCTCGACTCTGCTGGCCGCCTTGCTGCGACAAAACCCCCGTTTCGAGGCCGGGATGTCGGGTCCGCTGGCTGGTCTGTTCGGTGCCCTGCTGGGCCAGATGAGCGCCCGCAACGAGTTTTCGGTGTTCATCGATGACGCCAAGCGTGAGCGTATCCTGCATGGGTTGTTCGACAATTTTTATGCCGAGTGTCCCGCCGAGGTGATCTTCGATACCAGCCGCGCCTGGTGTGCGTGGATGCCGGCGATTGCGCGGCTGTTCCCCGAGTCGAAAGTGATTGCCTGCGTGCGCGAATTGCCCTGGGTGATCGACAGCATCGAACGCTTGGTGCAGCGCAACGTCTTTAGCCCGTCGTCGATTTTCAACTACGAGCCCGGCGGCACGGTCTATACCCGCGCCAATGGGGTGGTGGCACCGGATGGGATGGTCGGCGGTCCCTACGATGCGCTCAAGCAGGCGTGCTACGGCGCGCAACGGGAGCGCTTGTTGCTGGTTCAGTACGAAACTCTGAGTACCGACCCTGTCAAAGCGCTGCACGCCATCTACGCGTTTATCGGCGAGCCGGTTTTCGAGCATGATTTCGACCACGTCGATTACGACGTCACCGAATTCGATGAGCGTGCCGGCACGCCCGGGCTGCACACCGTGCGGGGCACGGTCAAGGCCCAGCCGCGCGCCACGCTGCTGCCGCCGGACTTGTTCAACCGCTTTGTCAACGACGCGTTCTGGCGTGATCCGCAGAGCGTTCCCGATGGTCTGCAGGTCGTATAA